The following coding sequences lie in one Halanaerobiaceae bacterium ANBcell28 genomic window:
- a CDS encoding AEC family transporter has protein sequence MEIFSFILFNNIAPIFIIIYLGYLLTSKFDLDIFTLSKLNFYIFVPALVFVKVYETEIQLEFLIAILFGIIILALLAILGSTISKTMKHGVSMATALNNSIMFYNSGNFGLPLVMLVFANTTYASYAISIQIMILMVQNLTTNTIGFFNAGRGQMHYKDSIIKILKMPAIYGIILAVFIKFIGLEIDQYFFGHH, from the coding sequence GTGGAAATATTTTCGTTTATTCTTTTTAATAATATCGCACCTATTTTTATAATTATTTATCTTGGTTATCTCCTAACAAGTAAGTTTGATTTAGATATATTTACTCTTAGTAAACTTAATTTTTATATTTTCGTACCAGCGCTTGTTTTTGTAAAGGTTTATGAAACAGAGATACAATTAGAGTTTTTGATTGCTATTTTATTTGGAATTATAATTTTAGCTTTATTAGCCATACTAGGTTCGACTATATCTAAAACAATGAAACATGGAGTTTCTATGGCAACTGCTTTAAATAACTCAATTATGTTCTATAATTCAGGAAATTTCGGACTTCCCTTAGTTATGCTTGTTTTTGCAAATACCACTTATGCCAGTTATGCTATTTCAATTCAGATTATGATATTAATGGTACAGAACTTAACTACCAATACTATCGGCTTTTTCAATGCTGGTAGAGGACAAATGCATTATAAGGACAGTATAATTAAAATATTAAAAATGCCAGCTATTTATGGGATAATACTAGCGGTTTTTATAAAATTTATAGGATTGGAAATTGATCAATATTTTTTTGGCCATCATTAG